In the Clostridium gelidum genome, AGTTCCATCTGTTTTAATTGAATATAATTTTGAATTATCGCTTAAATTCTGATAAATAATGAAATCACCATTTACTATAAATGATCCTACCTTATCGGGACAGATTAACATGACACTTGAATTTGTAGTGTCGTATTTATAAATCTTATTTCCATCATTTTTATTCATATAAAATAAATCAGTATTAACAGCTATTAAATTATGTATCGAATCATTATTTAGTTTAGTATAGGTTTTGTTAGTGAGGTCAAAAGAACATAACGCATTATTGTTTGAACCATCAGAAAAATAAATGTTGTTATCAATTATAGCTATATTATCAGCAGAGTAATCTGCAAAATCAGTAACGTTTTTGCTCTCGAGGATATTCTTTGGTAAAGGATCTGGAATTATTGAAATTCTATTGTTTTCATCTGGATTAGGAAATATTAAGTTTGTTCCGCTAAAAACAAATGGACAAAAGTATGAAGAGACATCAGTTAGCGCAAATGGAACTGGTGAAGTTACTGTGGTATTAGCAGTTTGCAGTGATGTGTCAGAACTAGAGCCTGTAGATGAAGTAGTCTTATTTGTAGACGAAGTAGTTTTATTTGTACATCCTATAAAAGAAATAATAGTAAGTGATACTAATATATATAATATTTTCTTATTCATTATTAAAATCTCCCTAAATTAAAATTATATAAATGATAAAATTCGTTTGTAGTGGAGAAAACATGTTTATTATCTTTTTAGGCGCATAATATATTATTCTCGGAAAAGTTATAGTTATATTAATGTATAAAGTGTTTTAACAATAATATATAGAATAATTAATAAACATGAATTTTATTGATTTGAAATCACATAATAAAAGCTTACTATATTAATAGTAAGATAAATTAGTGAAAGAGTAAAGTATAGTAGTTTCAAAATTAGAGACTTTTTTAGTTAATTACATATTTAATAAGTTAACGTTTCCTGGAGTATCATAGAACGAAATACATATAAAATAGAAGATAATAAGAGCATATAGAAATTAATTAGACCATATAGAGATTGTTGCATGAATTTATAATGAAAAACATGATATTATAGTATTTGTTGTCACAAAAATGAACAACAATATGAACTAAATTAGCTTGAAAATATTTAATAAATTCATATAATTAAATGTTGACAATGATGGTTAATGATGTTATCATAATAAAGCGGTCGAGAGACAGTGGAGATCTTTGAAAATTGAACAGAATATATATAAGTACATTTAAGTAAACCAGCAATTTTTATTTGAGTAAGCTAAGATTAAACTTTTTATTGAGAGTTTGATCCTGGCTCAGGACGAACGCTGGCGGCGTGCTTAACACATGCAAGTCGAGCGATGAAGCTCCTTCGGGAGCGGATTAGCGGCGGACGGGTGAGTAACACGTGGGTAACCTGCCTCATAGAGGGGAATAGCCTTTCGAAAGGAAGATTAATACCGCATAAGATTGTAGCTTCGCATGAAGTAGCAATTAAAGGAGTAATCCGCTATGAGATGGACCCGCGTCGCATTAGCTAGTTGGTGAGGTAACGGCTCACCAAGGCGACGATGCGTAGCCGACCTGAGAGGGTGATCGGCCACATTGGGACTGAGACACGGCCCAGACTCCTACGGGAGGCAGCAGTGGGGAATATTGCACAATGGGGGAAACCCTGATGCAGCAACGCCGCGTGAGTGATGAAGGTCTTCGGATTGTAAAACTCTGTCTTTGGGGACGATAATGACGGTACCCAAGGAGGAAGCCACGGCTAACTACGTGCCAGCAGCCGCGGTAATACGTAGGTGGCAAGCGTTGTCCGGATTTACTGGGCGTAAAGGGAGCGTAGGTGGATATTTAAGTGGGATGTGAAATACTCGGGCTTAACCTGAGTGCTGCATTCCAAACTGGATATCTAGAGTGCAGGAGAGGAAAGTAGAATTCCTAGTGTAGCGGTGAAATGCGTAGAGATTAGGAAGAATACCAGTGGCGAAGGCGACTTTCTGGACTGTAACTGACACTGAGGCTCGAAAGCGTGGGGAGCAAACAGGATTAGATACCCTGGTAGTCCACGCCGTAAACGATGAATACTAGGTGTGGGGGTTGTCATGACCTCCGTGCCGCCGCTAACGCATTAAGTATTCCGCCTGGGGAGTACGGTCGCAAGATTAAAACTCAAAGGAATTGACGGGGGCCCGCACAAGCAGCGGAGCATGTGGTTTAATTCGAAGCAACGCGAAGAACCTTACCTAGACTTGACATCTCCTGAATTACTCTTAATCGAGGAAGTCACTTCGGTGACAGGAAGACAGGTGGTGCATGGTTGTCGTCAGCTCGTGTCGTGAGATGTTGGGTTAAGTCCCGCAACGAGCGCAACCCCTATTGTTAGTTGCTACCATTAAGTTGAGCACTCTAGCGAGACTGCCCGGGTTAACCGGGAGGAAGGTGGGGATGACGTCAAATCATCATGCCCCTTATGTCTAGGGCTACACACGTGCTACAATGGCTGGTACAGAGAGATGCAAGACCGCGAGGTGGAGCCAAACTTCAAAACCAGTCTCAGTTCGGATTGTAGGCTGAAACTCGCCTACATGAAGCTGGAGTTGCTAGTAATCGCGAATCAGAATGTCGCGGTGAATACGTTCCCGGGCCTTGTACACACCGCCCGTCACACCATGAGAGTTGGCAATACCCAAAGTTCGTGAGCTAACGCGTAAGCGGGGCAGCGACCTAAGGTAGGGTCAGCGATTGGGGTGAAGTCGTAACAAGGTAGCCGTAGGAGAACCTGCGGCTGGATCACCTCCTTTCTATGGAGAAATCTAGATCAGCATGATGTCTGACTAGTACAGATACATTTATGTATCAAAAAATAAATACTTACTCGACAGGTTGCTTAAATGTTACTTATATTCTGTTCAATTTTGAGGGATTTTCCTTCAAAAGCCTTATGGGGGTTTAGCTCAGTTGGGAGAGCACCTGCCTTGCACGCAGGGGGTCAAGGGTTCAACTCCCTTAATCTCCACCATAAGGGCTTATAGCTCAGCTGGTTAGAGCGCACGCCTGATAAGCGTGAGGTCGATGGTTCGAGTCCATTTAAGCCCACCAATGTTCTTTGAAAATTGCATATAGATTAATGTATATAAAATACAACAAAGCCAAGAATAATATTCTTTGTGAAATGATTAAATATCAAATTGTAAGCAATTTTTAATATATATCGCTATATATTATATTGCAAACCAAATTGAGCGGCTTAATGAAGCAGTAATGCTGAAGTTAAGTTAGCAAAAATGGTCAAGCTACAAAGGGCGTATGGTGAATGCCTTGGCATCAGGAGCCGA is a window encoding:
- a CDS encoding DUF5050 domain-containing protein, whose translation is MNKKILYILVSLTIISFIGCTNKTTSSTNKTTSSTGSSSDTSLQTANTTVTSPVPFALTDVSSYFCPFVFSGTNLIFPNPDENNRISIIPDPLPKNILESKNVTDFADYSADNIAIIDNNIYFSDGSNNNALCSFDLTNKTYTKLNNDSIHNLIAVNTDLFYMNKNDGNKIYKYDTTNSSVMLICPDKVGSFIVNGDFIIYQNLSDNSKLYSIKTDGTSRQKLTDYTANSFVVFEGQLLFFNSNDNNNLYLIDPSTLNCKRLYIMNGFQLKTINKSLYFINGDDSNNLYSLSVDLQNSTATTKPEISEGINEYYLNSAGIFYSPSINVNNIYFNKFSV